One genomic segment of Kiritimatiella glycovorans includes these proteins:
- a CDS encoding ABC transporter ATP-binding protein, which produces MKKKPEGVGRLLEIAGERKGLLVLSCALSAVSSILMLVPYLAVYFILAELLRHAGAPAQADGALMARWGWIALGGLVAGFVVLYVSLMASHVAAFRILYGLRVRLANHIGKLHLGYLSRTSTGAVKKTLEQNVEKIESFVAHQVPDLVGVAATVVVMFAVMFWLNGWMALVCVLALLAGVAVQASMMFGEGAREMMAKYHDALENINASAIQYVRGMPAVKLFGQTVRSFRRFHGDMIRYRDMVTAWTDSFQNGYIAYKTILASFLTFVLPVGALLLSREPQNMALALTVLFFLVMTPGTAAPLYKLLFMSSLLKDIGEGVSRIDAIFSEPETVEPAQSRRPEGYDVEFDGVSFSYDAPDASTRTEALSAISFRAPQGGITALVGPSGSGKSTVANLIPRFWDVSEGRIRIGGVDIREMRGEDLMNTVSFVFQDTFLFYDSLFENIRIGRPGASRKEVEAAARAAQCHDFIARLPSGYDTKIGEGGVYLSGGEEQRVSVARAILKDAPILVLDEATAFADPENEHKMHVALRELIRNKTVIVIAHRLSTVRHTDRIVVLEQGRIVEQGRHEALLKGGGLYKRMWDTYSDASMWAFRQGESA; this is translated from the coding sequence ATGAAGAAGAAACCCGAAGGCGTGGGAAGGCTGCTTGAGATCGCGGGCGAGCGCAAGGGGTTGCTCGTTCTCTCCTGCGCGCTCTCGGCCGTCAGCTCCATCCTCATGCTTGTTCCATACTTGGCGGTCTACTTCATATTGGCCGAACTCCTGCGCCATGCGGGAGCGCCCGCGCAGGCCGACGGCGCGCTCATGGCGCGGTGGGGATGGATCGCCCTGGGCGGGTTGGTTGCGGGGTTCGTGGTGCTCTACGTCAGCTTGATGGCCTCGCACGTTGCGGCGTTCCGCATCCTCTACGGTCTGCGCGTGCGGTTGGCGAATCACATTGGCAAGCTGCATCTGGGGTATCTCTCCCGCACATCCACTGGGGCGGTGAAGAAGACGCTCGAACAGAACGTGGAGAAGATCGAGAGCTTTGTCGCGCACCAAGTCCCGGACCTCGTCGGCGTTGCGGCTACGGTTGTCGTAATGTTTGCCGTCATGTTCTGGCTGAACGGATGGATGGCGCTGGTCTGCGTGCTGGCCCTCCTGGCCGGCGTGGCCGTTCAGGCATCGATGATGTTTGGCGAGGGCGCCAGGGAGATGATGGCCAAGTATCACGACGCGCTCGAGAACATCAACGCGTCCGCTATCCAGTATGTACGCGGGATGCCGGCGGTGAAGCTGTTCGGCCAGACGGTCCGCTCCTTCCGGCGCTTCCACGGCGACATGATCCGCTATCGCGATATGGTCACCGCGTGGACCGATTCCTTTCAGAATGGCTACATCGCGTACAAGACGATCCTGGCCTCTTTTCTGACGTTTGTGCTGCCGGTAGGCGCCCTGCTCTTGAGCCGAGAACCGCAGAACATGGCCCTGGCGCTGACGGTCCTCTTCTTCCTTGTCATGACGCCCGGCACGGCCGCGCCGCTCTACAAGCTGCTCTTCATGTCGTCGCTTCTCAAGGACATCGGCGAAGGCGTCAGCCGGATCGACGCCATCTTCTCCGAGCCCGAAACCGTGGAGCCGGCGCAGTCCCGGCGGCCCGAAGGGTACGACGTTGAGTTCGACGGCGTCTCCTTCTCCTACGACGCGCCCGACGCCTCGACGCGGACGGAGGCGCTCAGTGCCATCTCGTTCCGCGCGCCCCAGGGCGGCATCACCGCACTGGTCGGCCCGTCGGGGTCGGGTAAGTCGACTGTCGCCAACCTGATCCCGCGGTTCTGGGACGTGTCCGAAGGCCGCATTCGCATCGGTGGCGTGGACATCCGCGAGATGCGAGGGGAAGACCTGATGAACACGGTGTCCTTCGTGTTCCAGGACACGTTTCTGTTCTATGACTCCCTGTTCGAGAACATCCGCATCGGCCGGCCCGGCGCCAGCCGCAAAGAGGTCGAGGCCGCGGCCCGGGCGGCACAGTGCCACGACTTCATCGCGCGCCTGCCGAGCGGGTACGACACGAAAATCGGCGAGGGTGGCGTGTACCTCTCCGGCGGCGAAGAGCAGCGCGTGTCCGTGGCCCGTGCGATCCTGAAGGATGCGCCCATCCTCGTACTGGACGAAGCGACGGCGTTTGCCGATCCGGAGAACGAGCACAAGATGCACGTGGCGTTGCGGGAACTGATCCGGAACAAGACCGTCATCGTGATCGCGCACCGCTTGTCGACCGTTCGCCATACGGACCGGATCGTCGTTCTGGAGCAAGGCCGTATCGTGGAACAAGGGCGACACGAGGCGTTGCTCAAGGGAGGCGGACTCTACAAGCGCATGTGGGACACGTACAGCGATGCGTCGATGTGGGCCTTTCGACAGGGGGAATCCGCATGA
- a CDS encoding class I SAM-dependent methyltransferase translates to MTAKLSGIPETLLIPLWARAVEGEEPDPIVRDDKAAEMVRQIEYDFAKFAKARLSQLGVAIRTMLLDRATSDFLRRNPDGVVVNLGAGLDTRRHRLGVETDWYEPDLAESLELRRRFFEETDRYRFLTASVFDTEWMEKVDDAGRPVLLIAEGLCIVRLPFIRSRIAPRIARLRFEQSTEGGDES, encoded by the coding sequence ATGACCGCAAAACTAAGCGGCATCCCTGAGACACTCCTTATCCCCCTGTGGGCGCGGGCCGTCGAGGGCGAGGAGCCCGACCCCATCGTGCGCGACGACAAGGCGGCCGAGATGGTGCGGCAAATCGAGTATGACTTCGCCAAGTTCGCCAAGGCCCGTCTTTCTCAACTCGGCGTCGCCATCCGCACCATGCTTCTGGATCGGGCGACGAGCGACTTTCTGCGGCGCAATCCCGACGGCGTGGTGGTGAATCTTGGCGCTGGCCTGGATACGCGCCGCCATCGCCTTGGCGTCGAGACGGACTGGTATGAACCGGACCTGGCCGAGTCTCTGGAACTCCGGCGCCGCTTCTTCGAGGAGACCGATCGCTACCGCTTCCTCACCGCTTCGGTGTTCGATACGGAATGGATGGAGAAGGTCGACGATGCCGGCCGCCCGGTTCTACTGATTGCCGAAGGCCTCTGCATTGTCCGCCTGCCCTTTATCCGGTCCCGCATTGCCCCGCGCATCGCGCGCCTGCGATTCGAGCAATCTACCGAAGGCGGAGACGAATCATGA
- a CDS encoding ATP-binding protein, whose amino-acid sequence MNSYNLKYVLRQFIEGELPVCRPRDRSLPADTGKVVGLSGPRRSGKTFLLFDAMHRLVRQGVDRRQLVYLNFEDDRLHPVRAEELDLVLRSLNELYPDTASGKTYLFLDEVQDVPGWERWVRRLKDTEDISIFVTGSSSRLLARDLSAAMRGRSITLEVFPLSFREFLSFREVEISSFSARDESRARAELVEYLTWGGFPEIVLAEAPLRPLILEEYASLMLFRDVVERYGVRNEKVMRTLLRYCFRNTASLINVSKLHRDFKSLGLAVSKNTLHEYLGCLKDASLVFMVPKRDESLRKQEHNPKKLHVIDPGLVAAFKAYPQRDVGHKLETAVFLEARRRRRDLYYYSNAHEVDLCDGEGAWFANTCWSLADDAAFEREKNVMEFGRTLWPEARGHLVYHEYAPGLSEAEPNSIPAWRYLLSGCEEAQRS is encoded by the coding sequence ATGAACAGTTACAATCTGAAGTATGTGTTGCGCCAGTTCATCGAAGGCGAATTGCCGGTTTGTCGTCCTCGCGATAGATCTCTCCCGGCGGACACCGGCAAAGTGGTGGGGCTTTCGGGGCCGCGCCGCTCCGGAAAGACGTTCCTGCTGTTCGACGCCATGCACCGGCTCGTCCGGCAAGGCGTGGACCGGCGACAGCTCGTGTACTTGAACTTCGAGGATGATCGCCTGCACCCCGTGCGCGCCGAAGAACTGGATCTTGTGCTTCGCAGCCTGAACGAGTTGTACCCCGATACGGCCTCCGGCAAGACCTACCTCTTTCTGGACGAGGTGCAGGACGTACCCGGCTGGGAGCGTTGGGTCAGGCGGCTTAAAGATACCGAGGATATATCGATCTTTGTTACCGGTTCGTCCTCCCGGCTTCTGGCCCGCGACCTGTCTGCCGCAATGCGGGGACGCAGCATCACGTTGGAGGTGTTTCCCCTGAGCTTCAGGGAGTTTCTCTCGTTTCGAGAGGTGGAGATATCCTCGTTCAGCGCTCGCGACGAGAGCCGCGCGCGCGCGGAGCTTGTCGAGTATCTGACATGGGGCGGCTTCCCCGAGATCGTGCTCGCCGAGGCGCCGCTGCGCCCCTTGATCCTGGAGGAGTACGCCTCGCTCATGTTGTTCAGGGACGTGGTCGAGCGTTATGGAGTACGGAACGAGAAGGTCATGCGAACCCTGTTAAGGTACTGCTTTCGGAACACGGCATCGCTGATCAACGTCAGCAAGCTACACCGTGACTTCAAATCGCTGGGGTTGGCGGTGTCGAAGAACACGCTGCACGAGTACCTCGGCTGCCTGAAGGATGCGTCTCTGGTCTTCATGGTGCCGAAACGCGACGAGTCGTTGCGCAAGCAGGAGCACAATCCCAAGAAGTTGCATGTGATCGACCCCGGTCTCGTCGCGGCTTTCAAGGCATACCCCCAGCGCGACGTCGGCCACAAGCTGGAGACGGCCGTCTTTCTGGAGGCTCGCCGACGCCGTCGGGACCTCTACTACTACTCGAATGCTCATGAAGTCGACCTGTGCGACGGCGAGGGCGCCTGGTTTGCGAACACGTGCTGGAGCCTGGCCGACGATGCCGCATTCGAGCGCGAGAAGAACGTCATGGAGTTCGGAAGGACCCTTTGGCCCGAGGCACGGGGACACCTGGTTTACCACGAGTATGCGCCGGGTTTGTCCGAGGCCGAACCCAACTCCATTCCCGCCTGGCGTTACCTGCTGTCAGGTTGTGAAGAGGCGCAGAGATCATGA
- a CDS encoding cation diffusion facilitator family transporter — protein MDELLQYRSLSQARLLWSMAITVTGMAIEIVGGLLTGSLALLSDAGHMFTHVFALGISAIALRMASSKPCHHRTFGLLRAEVLAAYTNALFLFAVTATIAYEGVARLLNPQEVLTREMLVVAAIGLAVNVASILLLHGHGKNISVRSALVHMAADTVSSVVIVIGALVIAVTDWTWIDPLLSIGIAMVILAWAWGLFRDTSRILLEIAPSRITTADVERFVAAECPQVESLKRVRIWSITDDVTAFTAELVMAEGVRVTDCTEITDQLAKELRHRFGFSELTLQTTASGEGQSQGSREE, from the coding sequence ATGGATGAACTCCTGCAGTACCGCTCCCTTTCGCAGGCGCGCCTGTTGTGGTCGATGGCGATTACGGTGACGGGCATGGCGATCGAGATCGTGGGCGGCCTGCTGACCGGCAGCCTGGCGCTGCTCAGCGATGCCGGCCACATGTTCACGCACGTCTTCGCCTTGGGCATCAGCGCGATTGCCCTGCGCATGGCGTCATCAAAGCCGTGCCATCACCGCACGTTCGGATTGCTGCGGGCCGAAGTGCTCGCGGCATACACCAATGCGCTCTTCCTCTTCGCCGTCACTGCGACGATCGCCTACGAGGGCGTGGCGCGGCTGCTCAATCCGCAGGAGGTGCTAACGCGGGAGATGCTTGTCGTTGCAGCGATCGGCCTCGCCGTCAACGTCGCCAGCATCCTGCTGCTTCATGGCCACGGTAAGAACATCAGCGTCCGGAGTGCGCTCGTGCACATGGCGGCCGATACCGTGTCGTCCGTCGTCATCGTGATTGGCGCACTGGTGATTGCCGTCACGGACTGGACCTGGATCGACCCCCTCCTCAGTATCGGTATCGCGATGGTGATTCTCGCGTGGGCGTGGGGGCTTTTCCGGGATACCTCCCGCATCCTGCTCGAGATTGCTCCGAGCCGCATCACGACTGCTGACGTCGAGCGTTTTGTCGCGGCCGAATGCCCGCAGGTGGAGAGCCTCAAGCGTGTCAGGATCTGGTCGATCACGGACGATGTCACCGCCTTCACGGCCGAGTTGGTCATGGCGGAAGGCGTTCGCGTGACGGATTGCACCGAGATCACGGATCAACTCGCAAAGGAGCTCCGGCACCGTTTCGGCTTTAGCGAACTGACACTGCAGACGACGGCATCAGGGGAAGGGCAGTCGCAAGGAAGCCGCGAAGAGTGA
- a CDS encoding class I SAM-dependent methyltransferase, producing MSDSHAAAQLFDHWATGDRARPMWQNHLPRVRQVWQMIPNSDGNYLEVGCGCGLGLRHIAANQYRDGQCVGIDVSEGMIRLARETTAGLGNVRLEAADFINWEPGEGLTFDAIFSMEVFYYFSSIQEGLDHAARLLAPGGWLWVLVDLYHENAASHDWSERLGVPMQMWSKARYADGFAKAGLSEVRQIILHNPNDGGASEAPTLCTWGRRLQ from the coding sequence ATGAGCGATAGTCATGCAGCAGCACAACTATTTGATCACTGGGCAACGGGTGACCGCGCACGGCCAATGTGGCAGAACCACCTGCCTCGCGTCCGGCAGGTATGGCAAATGATTCCGAACTCCGACGGGAACTATCTGGAGGTCGGCTGCGGGTGCGGACTGGGGCTGCGGCATATCGCCGCGAACCAGTACCGTGACGGCCAATGCGTGGGCATCGACGTGAGCGAGGGCATGATCCGTCTGGCCAGAGAGACCACGGCCGGACTGGGCAATGTCCGACTGGAAGCGGCCGATTTCATCAATTGGGAACCGGGTGAGGGGCTGACCTTCGATGCCATTTTCTCCATGGAAGTCTTCTACTACTTCTCCAGTATCCAGGAGGGGCTGGACCATGCCGCGCGCCTGCTGGCACCGGGCGGCTGGCTGTGGGTGTTGGTGGATCTCTATCATGAAAACGCCGCCAGCCACGACTGGTCCGAAAGGCTGGGCGTGCCCATGCAGATGTGGTCAAAAGCCCGGTACGCGGACGGCTTTGCCAAGGCCGGGCTTAGCGAGGTCCGGCAGATCATCTTGCACAATCCCAATGATGGGGGCGCGTCGGAAGCCCCAACCCTTTGCACCTGGGGAAGGAGATTACAATGA
- the tsaA gene encoding tRNA (N6-threonylcarbamoyladenosine(37)-N6)-methyltransferase TrmO yields the protein MSTGRYTIEPIGHIHSPHRKPKETPIQPVFARGIRGTVTVEERYADGLLDLEGFSHIYLVYRFDRADKVKLRVRPYLQDQERGVFATRAPFRPNHIGFSVVRLLSVEGTTLHVEDVDILDGTPLLDIKPFIARYDLRENVRSGWQDEVADDTARERGIRDYAPEQGRDQE from the coding sequence ATGAGCACCGGACGATACACCATAGAACCCATCGGACATATTCATTCCCCTCACAGAAAACCGAAAGAAACGCCGATTCAGCCGGTCTTCGCCAGGGGCATACGCGGCACGGTCACGGTAGAGGAGAGGTATGCAGACGGTCTCCTCGACCTGGAAGGTTTTTCTCATATTTACCTGGTTTATCGCTTTGACCGCGCGGACAAGGTGAAGCTTCGGGTCCGTCCGTACCTGCAGGATCAGGAACGCGGCGTGTTTGCCACGCGCGCCCCGTTCCGCCCCAACCATATCGGATTCAGCGTCGTGCGCCTGCTCTCGGTCGAAGGGACCACGCTGCACGTCGAGGATGTCGACATCCTCGATGGAACGCCTCTCCTGGACATCAAGCCCTTCATTGCCCGCTATGACCTCCGCGAAAACGTCCGTTCCGGCTGGCAGGACGAAGTGGCGGACGACACGGCCCGGGAACGCGGTATACGCGACTATGCGCCTGAACAAGGGAGGGATCAAGAATGA
- a CDS encoding methyltransferase family protein — MTVWGIGGKWLLWSLLASAPVVVCAAVFRESLVVTAISPWWFYGAGIAILLAGIPFWFISAITLRKAHQAETLCTSGVFALCRNPIYAAWILFLVPGFVLFFRNPLLLAIPFIMYVVLRLVLPGEEAWLAEKYGEAYRDYSKRVARILPYARRKSPMTDD, encoded by the coding sequence ATGACGGTTTGGGGAATAGGCGGCAAGTGGTTGCTCTGGAGCCTGCTGGCGTCCGCGCCGGTGGTCGTCTGCGCGGCCGTGTTCCGCGAATCGCTGGTGGTGACAGCCATTTCACCGTGGTGGTTCTATGGCGCGGGCATCGCGATCCTGCTGGCCGGCATTCCGTTCTGGTTCATCTCCGCTATCACGCTGAGAAAGGCGCACCAGGCCGAGACGCTCTGCACGAGCGGTGTTTTCGCCCTCTGCCGCAACCCGATCTACGCGGCGTGGATTCTGTTTCTCGTGCCGGGCTTCGTCCTGTTCTTCCGCAACCCGCTGCTCCTGGCGATCCCGTTCATCATGTATGTCGTGCTGCGGCTTGTGCTGCCCGGCGAGGAGGCATGGCTTGCAGAGAAATACGGCGAAGCGTACCGAGACTACTCGAAACGCGTGGCGCGGATTCTGCCATACGCGCGGCGGAAGTCGCCAATGACCGATGACTGA
- a CDS encoding class I SAM-dependent methyltransferase, which yields MKKSLPSTTCDSSALLDLPYEAVKWELLKTAIELNLFDRTVEPATADEIAGALALHPANTEYVLNALVALGCLTKANGRFQNTPRAEALLASGKKTSLGAAMLYMAGWNEPLLNGGLKKLLQDGPPPREDLADPAIWEQGARAGIALTRAGRAQRLARLVAALPEFPSFTKILDMGAGPGLIGIAVTAAHPSLQCVVFDQPPVAKVAEEVVAEYGMGDRVTVEGGDYMTDDFGTGYEFVMANFTLNFYRDRLGDIMRKVLDALTPGGVFMVTSDGMSVDGTAPAASVISWLSTKVTGHDMSFLTGQVARAMLDAGFVSTEMRTLTDLDAPAFGPVEMTIGRKGS from the coding sequence ATGAAGAAGTCTTTGCCGTCAACAACCTGTGATTCATCCGCCTTGTTGGACTTGCCGTACGAGGCGGTGAAGTGGGAACTGCTCAAGACGGCCATCGAGCTGAACCTGTTTGACCGGACAGTCGAGCCCGCCACGGCGGACGAGATTGCCGGGGCGTTGGCGCTTCACCCGGCCAACACGGAGTATGTGCTCAACGCGCTGGTGGCGCTCGGCTGCCTGACGAAAGCGAACGGGCGATTTCAGAACACCCCGCGGGCAGAGGCGCTTCTCGCCAGCGGCAAGAAAACGTCCCTCGGCGCGGCCATGTTGTACATGGCGGGCTGGAACGAGCCGCTGCTGAACGGCGGCCTGAAGAAGCTGCTCCAGGACGGCCCGCCGCCCAGGGAGGACCTGGCCGACCCGGCCATCTGGGAGCAGGGCGCACGAGCCGGCATCGCCTTGACCCGCGCCGGGCGGGCACAAAGGCTCGCACGCCTTGTCGCGGCGTTGCCCGAGTTCCCCTCGTTCACGAAGATTCTCGACATGGGGGCGGGCCCTGGCCTTATCGGCATCGCGGTCACGGCGGCCCACCCGTCGCTGCAATGCGTTGTCTTCGACCAGCCGCCCGTGGCCAAGGTGGCCGAGGAGGTGGTCGCCGAGTATGGCATGGGCGACCGCGTTACCGTGGAGGGCGGCGATTACATGACCGACGACTTCGGCACGGGCTACGAGTTCGTCATGGCGAACTTCACGCTGAATTTCTACCGCGACCGTTTGGGCGACATCATGCGCAAGGTGCTCGACGCGCTGACGCCGGGGGGCGTTTTCATGGTGACTTCCGACGGGATGAGCGTGGACGGCACGGCCCCGGCAGCGAGCGTGATCAGTTGGCTGTCGACCAAGGTGACGGGCCACGACATGTCGTTTCTGACCGGACAAGTCGCCCGCGCCATGCTGGACGCCGGATTCGTGTCGACCGAGATGCGCACCCTGACCGACCTCGACGCGCCGGCCTTCGGGCCGGTTGAAATGACGATTGGAAGAAAAGGGAGCTAA
- a CDS encoding Fur family transcriptional regulator yields the protein MAGQKNPLTTGKAWLVFGNYLDESGLRVTQPRRIVCDRVFRGDGHFTAEELAMDLSNAGPARVSRGTVYQTLGLMVRAGLLREIREAGREVHYDRTLGFEDHEHLICEQCGKFIEFLDPKIHQRIAIACRKAGFKQRAHRITVLGVCRECNQ from the coding sequence ATGGCAGGGCAGAAAAACCCATTGACCACGGGCAAGGCTTGGCTCGTGTTCGGCAACTACCTGGATGAGTCGGGTCTGCGGGTCACTCAGCCACGCCGGATTGTTTGCGATCGCGTGTTCAGAGGCGACGGCCATTTCACGGCCGAGGAGCTTGCCATGGATCTGAGCAATGCCGGCCCGGCCCGTGTGAGCCGTGGCACCGTGTACCAGACCTTGGGCCTGATGGTTCGTGCCGGTCTCTTGCGCGAGATCCGCGAAGCCGGTCGCGAGGTGCACTACGACCGGACCCTGGGATTCGAAGACCATGAGCACCTGATCTGTGAGCAGTGCGGGAAGTTCATCGAGTTCCTCGACCCCAAGATCCACCAGCGCATCGCCATCGCCTGCCGCAAGGCGGGTTTCAAGCAGCGAGCGCACCGGATCACCGTGCTGGGTGTTTGCCGGGAGTGTAATCAGTAG
- a CDS encoding ABC transporter ATP-binding protein, with protein sequence MIARFLNHVTVGHPDKLRKPVAFVLLSNLVNLIPFVLALQAVRTIFGAYASGAPLDTASLWWTCAALAVSLPFIFLAERPAYRACFRQAYSVSAEGRTELAEHLRKLPLGYLTGRDPGNLANMLMGDFALLEQSVSHFVPQLIGALVMPVLAVIGLSFLDWRMAVAMFSALPVALVIFAGSTKIVRALGRRHMRAKIDAGNRLQEYLYGIRVIKAYNLTGTRFARLEMSFRELMKQSIRLEGWVGPFLMLAIACMRAGLTIMVLVGVHLLIGGTLDLLVFVAFLIVGSRIFDPLTLALMQFALVRYSEQAGERILNLYREPEMDGTQAPPESADIEFDNVSFGYHDEPVLHGVSARMEPGTLTALVGPSGSGKSTMLKLAARFYDPGEGTVRLGGEPMTGMDPERLFRRLSMVFQDVYLFQDTIRNNIRFGREGATDEEVVEAAKAACCHEFIAALPQGYDTPVGEGGCTLSGGEKQRISIARAFLKNAPIVLLDEATASLDPENERDVQKAIDRLIEGRTVIVVAHRLKTICRADRIIVLDKGAIAESGTHEELLAVDGLYARMWKLQQESAGWSISENVIGH encoded by the coding sequence ATGATCGCCCGATTTCTGAATCATGTGACCGTCGGTCATCCCGACAAGCTGCGGAAGCCGGTTGCGTTCGTCCTTCTGTCCAACCTGGTCAATCTGATTCCCTTCGTGCTGGCGCTTCAGGCGGTGCGAACGATCTTCGGCGCATACGCGTCCGGCGCCCCGCTGGATACGGCAAGCCTCTGGTGGACATGCGCCGCCCTGGCGGTCTCGCTTCCCTTCATTTTCCTGGCCGAACGCCCGGCTTACCGGGCCTGCTTCCGTCAGGCCTATTCCGTGTCGGCGGAGGGGCGGACGGAACTGGCCGAGCATCTGCGCAAATTGCCGCTGGGCTACCTCACCGGACGTGACCCGGGGAATCTCGCGAACATGCTGATGGGCGATTTTGCACTGCTTGAGCAGAGCGTTTCGCATTTCGTGCCGCAACTGATCGGCGCACTGGTCATGCCCGTTCTGGCGGTGATTGGTCTCTCCTTTCTGGATTGGCGCATGGCCGTTGCCATGTTCTCGGCGTTGCCGGTGGCGCTGGTGATCTTCGCGGGTTCGACAAAGATCGTCCGCGCCCTTGGCCGCCGCCACATGCGCGCCAAGATCGACGCCGGGAACCGCCTGCAGGAGTACCTGTACGGCATCCGCGTCATCAAGGCCTACAACTTGACCGGCACGCGCTTCGCGCGCCTTGAGATGTCATTCCGGGAGTTGATGAAACAGAGCATCCGGCTGGAAGGATGGGTCGGACCTTTCCTCATGCTCGCCATCGCCTGCATGCGCGCGGGACTGACGATCATGGTGCTGGTGGGCGTGCATCTGCTGATCGGCGGAACGTTGGATCTGCTCGTCTTCGTCGCGTTCCTGATCGTCGGCTCGCGCATCTTCGATCCGCTGACGCTGGCTCTCATGCAGTTCGCCCTGGTCCGCTACAGCGAGCAGGCGGGCGAACGCATCCTGAACCTGTACCGCGAACCGGAGATGGACGGAACGCAAGCGCCTCCGGAGTCCGCGGATATCGAGTTCGACAACGTCTCGTTCGGCTACCACGACGAACCGGTGTTGCATGGTGTTTCGGCGCGGATGGAGCCGGGAACCCTCACCGCCCTGGTCGGTCCCTCCGGCAGCGGCAAGAGCACCATGCTCAAGCTGGCGGCCCGTTTCTACGATCCGGGCGAGGGGACGGTTCGCCTTGGCGGGGAACCCATGACCGGCATGGATCCCGAGCGACTGTTCCGCCGTCTGTCCATGGTCTTCCAGGACGTCTATCTCTTCCAGGATACGATTCGCAACAACATCCGCTTCGGCCGGGAAGGCGCAACCGACGAGGAGGTCGTGGAAGCGGCGAAGGCAGCCTGCTGTCACGAGTTCATTGCTGCTCTGCCGCAAGGGTACGACACACCGGTCGGCGAAGGCGGGTGCACTCTCTCGGGCGGCGAGAAGCAGCGTATCTCCATTGCCCGTGCGTTCCTGAAGAACGCGCCGATCGTGCTTCTGGACGAAGCGACTGCCTCGCTCGACCCGGAGAACGAGCGGGACGTGCAGAAGGCGATCGATCGCCTGATTGAAGGTCGCACGGTGATCGTGGTTGCACACCGCCTGAAGACCATCTGCCGCGCCGACCGGATCATCGTGCTCGACAAGGGCGCCATCGCCGAGTCGGGAACCCATGAGGAATTGCTGGCGGTGGACGGGCTCTACGCACGGATGTGGAAGCTGCAACAGGAATCCGCCGGATGGAGCATCAGTGAGAATGTCATTGGTCATTAG
- a CDS encoding DUF362 domain-containing protein — protein MAYKISDECTACGSCKDVCPVEAIKEGDPKYTIDPDICTDCGACEAECPVEAISAG, from the coding sequence ATGGCCTACAAGATATCGGATGAGTGTACTGCTTGCGGTTCCTGCAAGGACGTCTGCCCGGTTGAGGCGATCAAGGAAGGTGACCCCAAGTACACGATCGACCCGGACATCTGCACCGACTGCGGAGCCTGCGAGGCCGAGTGCCCCGTCGAGGCGATCAGCGCGGGCTGA